From the genome of Naumannella halotolerans, one region includes:
- a CDS encoding PAC2 family protein, which produces MAVNRPTRELRDLVDPVVLMAFSGWNDAASAATSCLDHIAETLGAERFFTIDSEDYYDFQVNRPVIRRDSPTSAVHEWPETTVSVASILGRDGEVARDLVLITGPEPNLRWRSFTQLVVSALRSAQPSLVIMLGALLSDCPHTRPVPVSGSSIDPRLLDEMSELDLPDYEGPTGIVGLLSEASSEAGLPTVNLWASVPHYVAHPPNPKATLALLAKVEDVIDLPLDPGELTELAKAWERGVDELAAEDSEIAEYVSQLEESQDEQGIPEASGDAIAAEFQRYLRRRD; this is translated from the coding sequence ATGGCAGTGAACCGTCCGACCCGCGAACTGCGGGACCTGGTGGATCCGGTGGTGCTGATGGCCTTCAGCGGGTGGAACGATGCGGCCAGTGCCGCCACGTCGTGTCTGGACCACATCGCCGAGACCCTGGGGGCCGAGCGTTTCTTCACGATCGACAGCGAGGACTACTACGACTTCCAGGTGAATCGGCCGGTGATCCGACGCGACTCCCCCACCAGCGCGGTCCACGAGTGGCCGGAGACCACCGTGTCGGTGGCCTCGATCCTCGGCCGCGACGGTGAGGTCGCCCGGGACCTGGTGCTGATCACCGGGCCGGAGCCCAATCTGCGCTGGCGCAGTTTCACCCAGTTGGTCGTCTCCGCCCTGCGCAGCGCGCAGCCGTCACTGGTGATCATGCTCGGTGCGCTGCTCTCGGACTGCCCGCACACCCGCCCGGTGCCGGTCTCGGGTTCCAGCATCGACCCCCGGTTGCTGGACGAGATGAGTGAGCTGGACCTGCCCGACTACGAAGGGCCGACCGGCATCGTCGGCCTGCTGAGCGAGGCCTCGTCGGAGGCCGGGCTGCCGACGGTCAACCTGTGGGCCTCGGTACCGCACTACGTGGCCCATCCGCCGAACCCGAAGGCCACCTTGGCACTGCTGGCGAAGGTGGAGGATGTGATCGACCTGCCATTGGATCCCGGTGAACTGACCGAGCTGGCGAAGGCCTGGGAACGCGGGGTCGACGAACTGGCGGCCGAGGACTCCGAGATCGCCGAGTACGTCAGCCAGCTCGAGGAGAGCCAGGACGAGCAGGGGATCCCCGAGGCCAGCGGGGACGCGATCGCCGCCGAGTTCCAGCGCTATCTGCGCCGCCGGGACTGA
- the fmt gene encoding methionyl-tRNA formyltransferase, with translation MRVLLAGTPEVAVASLDALVDSDHQVLGVITRPDAPAGRGKKLRPSPVAVRAEELGLPVHKPEHPKDPDFAAMLTELAPDCVPVVAYGALVPQRVIDIPAHGWVNLHFSLLPRWRGAAPVQHAILGGDAETGACTFSLVRELDAGPVYGQIRTPIGPGDTAGDLLDRLARDGAGLLVRTLDEIAAGAVPRPQPDEGVTSAPKLTSDDARIDWDTSQLVIDRLIRGCNPAPGAWTTLRGQRFKIGLARPAPEQELPPGQLRNTGRQVLVGTADRALELLQVQPPGKKPMAAADWARGAQLADDQRFDDDE, from the coding sequence GTGCGCGTCTTGCTTGCCGGAACCCCCGAGGTCGCCGTGGCCTCCCTCGATGCCCTGGTCGACTCCGATCACCAGGTACTCGGGGTGATCACCCGCCCCGACGCCCCGGCCGGCCGGGGGAAGAAGCTTCGCCCCTCACCGGTGGCCGTCCGGGCCGAGGAGCTCGGACTGCCCGTGCACAAACCGGAGCATCCGAAGGATCCCGACTTCGCAGCGATGCTGACCGAACTGGCACCCGACTGCGTACCGGTGGTCGCCTACGGTGCGCTGGTGCCGCAGCGGGTGATCGACATCCCCGCACACGGCTGGGTCAACCTGCACTTCTCGCTGCTGCCGCGCTGGCGCGGAGCCGCCCCGGTACAGCACGCGATCCTCGGGGGCGACGCCGAAACCGGTGCCTGCACCTTCTCCCTGGTCCGCGAACTCGACGCCGGCCCGGTGTATGGGCAGATCCGGACACCGATCGGCCCCGGCGACACCGCCGGTGACCTGCTCGACCGGCTCGCGCGCGACGGGGCGGGACTGCTGGTACGGACACTCGACGAGATCGCCGCCGGTGCCGTACCCCGGCCGCAACCGGACGAGGGGGTCACCTCGGCGCCGAAGCTGACCAGTGACGACGCCCGGATCGACTGGGACACCTCACAGCTGGTGATCGACCGGTTGATCCGCGGCTGCAACCCGGCCCCCGGTGCCTGGACCACGCTGCGCGGCCAGCGGTTCAAGATCGGCCTCGCCCGGCCGGCGCCGGAGCAGGAGCTGCCGCCCGGACAGTTGCGGAACACCGGCAGACAGGTGCTCGTCGGTACCGCCGATCGTGCCCTGGAACTGCTGCAGGTCCAACCCCCCGGCAAGAAGCCGATGGCTGCTGCGGACTGGGCGCGCGGGGCACAGCTCGCCGACGACCAACGCTTCGACGACGATGAGTGA
- a CDS encoding alpha/beta hydrolase, protein MLGLRPPPTAAAEYTLGSSRHPDVPVRVHWPTAQRPAPAETGGLPVLIYFYGGAWTLAGIDWLGWDRSYRERAADAGVIVIAVDYSHAPEVQFPAQPEQGWTVLEWAHGAARELGGDPDRLAIGGASSGGNLAAAVTLMNRDRHQRPIRLQLLEAPALDLTLGHVDAGGVNKAIPDVILRQMAARLVTQYLGTDRGLRRHPYASPMLARSHAGLPPAVVWTAELDPLRGDGEAYVTTLTRAGVPAVGVRMIGQTHTSGGLRSVVPAAEHLHRDVVSTCVPSTHRRWTIRIRCAPRTTGYEPA, encoded by the coding sequence GTGTTGGGTCTGCGCCCGCCGCCGACCGCGGCCGCGGAGTACACGCTCGGTTCCTCCAGACATCCCGACGTTCCGGTCCGGGTGCACTGGCCGACCGCGCAACGTCCGGCGCCGGCCGAGACCGGCGGGCTGCCGGTCCTGATCTACTTCTACGGCGGCGCCTGGACCTTGGCCGGGATCGACTGGCTGGGCTGGGACCGGTCGTACCGCGAGCGCGCCGCCGACGCCGGGGTGATCGTGATCGCCGTCGACTACTCCCATGCCCCGGAGGTGCAGTTCCCCGCCCAACCCGAGCAGGGGTGGACCGTCCTCGAGTGGGCCCACGGCGCGGCCCGGGAGTTGGGTGGCGATCCGGACAGGCTGGCGATCGGCGGTGCCTCCTCCGGCGGCAATCTGGCCGCGGCGGTGACCCTGATGAACCGCGATCGTCACCAACGTCCGATCCGATTGCAGTTGTTGGAGGCCCCCGCCCTTGACCTGACCCTCGGCCACGTCGACGCCGGTGGGGTGAACAAGGCGATTCCCGACGTGATCCTGCGACAGATGGCCGCCCGGTTGGTGACCCAGTACCTGGGGACGGACCGCGGTCTGCGTCGACACCCCTACGCCTCGCCGATGCTGGCGCGGTCCCACGCAGGTCTGCCACCGGCCGTGGTCTGGACCGCCGAGCTGGATCCGCTGCGCGGCGACGGGGAGGCCTATGTGACCACGCTGACCCGGGCCGGTGTGCCCGCCGTCGGGGTACGGATGATCGGGCAGACCCACACCTCGGGCGGTCTGCGGTCGGTGGTACCGGCAGCCGAGCACCTGCACCGCGATGTGGTGAGCACTTGCGTACCCTCCACGCACCGGCGCTGGACTATCCGGATCCGTTGCGCACCGAGGACGACCGGGTATGAGCCCGCGTGA
- the metH gene encoding methionine synthase translates to MTHQPDRTDEIAATLRRRVMLFDGAMGVTIQGHGLSEADFRGERFADWDSDLSGNNDLLSLTRPDLIGRIHRDFLAAGADFISTNTFNAQSISLADYRMSDLAHELNVAAAGLARQAADEYSTAEHPRYVLGAIGPTNRTASISPDVNDPGARNIDFQTLVAAYTEQAEGLLSGGADALVIETIFDTLNAKAAIFALEELFAAHGRRWPLIISGTITDASGRTLSGQTVEAFWNSVRHAQPLVVGLNCALGAAEVRPWLAELSRVADCFLSVYPNAGLPNAFGEYDESPEQMATVIGEFAADGLVNIVGGCCGTTDEHIARFAEVIGDAEPRPVPTVAPALRLSGLEPFNVDADSLFVNIGERTNVTGSARFRNLISTGDYDTALEVARQQVEAGAQVIDLNMDEGMLDGVEAMDRFCKLIASEPDISRVPIMIDSSKFEVIEAGLRCVQGRSIVNSISLKEGEQKFVEQALLCRRYGAAVVVMCFDEQGQADNYQRRIEIAERAYRILIDLGFDGDDIIIDPNVFAVATGIEEHANYGMDFIEAVRWIKQNLPGARTSGGISNVSFSFRGNNPVREAIHAVFLFHAIEAGLDAGIVNAGQLAVYDEIDAELRERITDVICNRRPDSTERLLEIAGDYSGTGERVEQRNDEWRGLPLAERITHALVKGIDAHIEADTEALRQELADRGRRPIEVIEGPLMDGMNVVGDLFGAGKMFLPQVVKSARVMKKAVAHLIPFIEAESDADTPSKGKIVLATVKGDVHDIGKNIVGVVLQCNNYDVVDLGVMVPAERILETAAAERADVIGLSGLITPSLDEMVRFAAELERRGLQTPLLIGGATTSRAHTAVKIDPEYSGPVVWVKDASRSVPTVSRLLSAEQRGGLLSEVRADYDSLRERHAAKGERPLLDYDAALADAPPIDWSDFTPVTPALARDGGPVVKELIDYPLAELAEYIDWSPFFAAWELRGRFPDILHNPASGEAARKLYADARQMLDRLIAEHTLQANGVIGFFPAHSVGDDLQLYTGVDRQQVGTVLHHLRQQGEHRPGVPHRSLADFVAPRSSGLADWVGGFAVSAGFGAAEAAARYKAQLDDYNAILLESLADRLAEAFAERLHQRVRTQWWGYAGDESLDNEALIAERYRGIRPAPGYPACPDHTEKATLWELLDVRRRTGIELTESMAMWPAAAVSGWYFAHPESQYFVVGRLGADQVADYARRKGWTVAQAETWLAPNLGYRPSATVGV, encoded by the coding sequence ATGACCCACCAGCCCGACCGGACCGACGAGATCGCTGCGACCCTGCGTCGACGGGTGATGTTGTTCGACGGTGCGATGGGGGTCACGATCCAGGGCCACGGGTTGTCGGAGGCGGACTTCCGGGGCGAGCGATTCGCCGACTGGGACAGCGACCTGAGCGGCAACAACGATCTGCTGTCGCTCACCCGCCCGGACCTGATCGGCCGGATCCATCGGGACTTCCTGGCCGCCGGTGCCGACTTCATCTCCACCAACACCTTCAACGCCCAGAGCATCTCGCTGGCCGACTACCGGATGTCGGATCTGGCCCACGAGCTGAACGTGGCCGCGGCCGGGCTGGCCCGGCAGGCTGCCGATGAGTACAGCACTGCCGAACATCCGCGCTATGTCCTGGGTGCGATCGGCCCGACGAACCGGACGGCCTCGATCTCCCCCGATGTGAACGATCCCGGTGCCCGCAACATCGACTTCCAGACCCTGGTCGCCGCCTACACCGAACAGGCCGAGGGACTGCTCAGCGGCGGCGCCGATGCCCTGGTGATCGAGACGATCTTCGACACGCTGAATGCGAAGGCGGCGATCTTCGCCCTGGAGGAGCTCTTCGCCGCCCACGGCCGCCGCTGGCCGTTGATCATCTCCGGGACCATCACCGATGCCTCCGGCCGTACCCTCTCCGGGCAGACGGTGGAGGCTTTCTGGAACTCGGTACGCCATGCCCAGCCGCTGGTCGTCGGGCTGAACTGCGCCCTCGGGGCGGCCGAGGTACGACCGTGGCTGGCCGAGCTGTCCCGGGTGGCGGACTGCTTCCTCTCGGTCTACCCCAATGCCGGGCTGCCGAATGCCTTCGGCGAGTACGACGAGTCACCCGAGCAGATGGCCACGGTGATCGGTGAGTTCGCCGCCGACGGGTTGGTGAACATCGTCGGCGGCTGTTGCGGGACCACCGACGAGCACATCGCGCGATTCGCCGAGGTGATCGGCGACGCCGAGCCGCGGCCGGTGCCGACCGTCGCTCCCGCGCTACGGCTGTCGGGTCTGGAACCGTTCAACGTCGATGCCGATTCGCTGTTCGTCAACATCGGCGAGCGGACCAACGTCACCGGATCGGCCCGGTTCCGCAATTTGATCTCCACCGGCGACTACGACACCGCCTTGGAGGTGGCCCGGCAGCAGGTGGAGGCCGGTGCACAGGTGATCGACCTGAACATGGACGAGGGCATGCTCGACGGTGTCGAGGCGATGGATCGCTTCTGCAAGCTGATCGCCTCCGAACCCGACATCTCCCGGGTGCCGATCATGATCGACTCCTCGAAGTTCGAGGTGATCGAGGCCGGTCTGCGATGTGTCCAGGGCCGCTCGATCGTGAACTCGATCTCCCTCAAGGAGGGTGAGCAGAAGTTCGTCGAACAGGCGCTGCTGTGCCGCCGCTACGGGGCCGCGGTGGTGGTGATGTGCTTCGACGAACAGGGACAGGCCGACAACTATCAGCGGCGGATCGAGATCGCCGAGCGTGCCTACCGGATCCTGATCGACCTCGGGTTCGACGGTGACGACATCATTATCGATCCGAACGTCTTCGCCGTGGCCACCGGGATCGAGGAACACGCCAACTACGGGATGGACTTCATCGAGGCGGTCCGCTGGATCAAGCAGAACCTGCCCGGTGCCCGTACCTCCGGCGGCATCTCGAACGTGTCCTTCTCCTTCCGGGGCAACAATCCCGTCCGCGAGGCCATCCACGCGGTCTTCCTCTTTCACGCGATCGAGGCCGGTCTGGACGCCGGGATCGTCAACGCCGGACAGCTCGCGGTCTATGACGAGATCGACGCCGAACTGCGGGAGCGGATCACCGATGTGATCTGCAACCGTCGGCCGGATTCCACCGAACGCCTGTTGGAGATCGCCGGTGACTACAGCGGTACGGGCGAGCGCGTCGAGCAGCGCAATGACGAATGGCGCGGGTTGCCGCTCGCCGAACGGATCACCCACGCCCTGGTCAAGGGGATCGACGCACATATCGAGGCCGACACCGAAGCGCTGCGACAGGAGCTGGCCGACCGGGGGCGTCGCCCGATCGAGGTGATCGAGGGCCCGTTGATGGACGGGATGAACGTCGTCGGCGATCTCTTCGGTGCGGGGAAGATGTTCCTGCCGCAGGTGGTGAAGTCGGCGCGGGTGATGAAGAAGGCCGTGGCCCACCTGATCCCGTTCATCGAGGCCGAGAGCGATGCCGACACCCCCAGCAAGGGCAAGATCGTCCTGGCGACGGTGAAGGGCGATGTCCACGACATCGGCAAGAACATCGTCGGTGTGGTGCTGCAGTGCAACAACTACGACGTGGTGGACCTGGGGGTGATGGTCCCGGCCGAGCGGATCCTGGAGACCGCCGCCGCCGAACGTGCCGATGTGATCGGACTGTCCGGCCTGATCACGCCCTCGCTGGACGAGATGGTGCGCTTCGCCGCCGAGCTCGAACGGCGAGGTCTGCAGACGCCGCTGCTGATCGGCGGTGCCACCACCTCCCGGGCGCACACCGCGGTGAAGATCGACCCGGAGTACTCCGGCCCGGTGGTCTGGGTGAAGGATGCCTCACGTTCGGTGCCGACGGTCTCCCGGCTGCTGTCGGCCGAGCAACGTGGCGGCCTGCTGAGCGAGGTACGCGCCGACTACGACTCGCTGCGGGAGCGTCACGCCGCGAAGGGCGAGCGGCCCTTGCTGGACTACGACGCGGCACTGGCCGATGCACCACCGATCGACTGGTCCGATTTCACCCCGGTCACCCCGGCCCTGGCCCGCGACGGCGGACCGGTGGTCAAGGAGTTGATCGACTATCCGCTGGCCGAACTGGCCGAGTACATCGACTGGTCACCGTTCTTCGCCGCCTGGGAGCTGCGCGGCCGGTTCCCCGACATCCTGCACAACCCGGCCTCCGGGGAGGCGGCCCGCAAACTGTATGCCGATGCCCGGCAGATGCTGGACCGGCTGATCGCCGAGCACACACTGCAGGCGAACGGGGTGATCGGCTTCTTCCCGGCCCATTCCGTCGGCGACGACCTGCAGCTCTACACCGGCGTCGACCGGCAGCAGGTGGGGACCGTGCTGCACCACCTGCGACAACAAGGTGAGCACCGCCCCGGCGTACCTCACCGCAGCCTGGCCGACTTCGTCGCTCCCCGCTCGAGTGGTCTGGCCGACTGGGTCGGCGGGTTCGCCGTCAGTGCCGGTTTCGGTGCCGCCGAGGCGGCAGCCCGGTACAAGGCGCAGTTGGACGACTACAACGCGATCCTGCTCGAATCCCTTGCCGACCGGCTGGCCGAGGCCTTCGCCGAGAGGCTGCACCAGCGGGTACGGACGCAGTGGTGGGGATATGCCGGCGACGAGTCCCTGGACAACGAGGCGCTGATCGCCGAACGGTACCGCGGGATCCGTCCGGCACCGGGCTACCCTGCCTGTCCCGACCACACCGAGAAGGCCACCCTGTGGGAGCTGCTCGACGTGCGCCGACGGACCGGCATCGAGTTGACCGAGTCGATGGCCATGTGGCCGGCTGCAGCGGTCTCCGGCTGGTACTTCGCCCACCCCGAGAGCCAGTACTTCGTGGTCGGCCGGCTCGGCGCCGACCAGGTCGCCGACTACGCCCGCCGCAAGGGCTGGACGGTCGCGCAGGCCGAGACCTGGCTGGCGCCGAACCTGGGTTACCGACCCTCGGCCACCGTGGGCGTCTGA
- a CDS encoding RsmB/NOP family class I SAM-dependent RNA methyltransferase — MSEPADRGAPAGRRSTRRGGPRKGGSPRSRGRIDTPRRVAYQTLRQVTGDDAYANLVLPGNLAEAGLSGRDAAFVTELVNGTARHLGTYDAIIAEASGRPIDGLDPELLDVLRLATHQGLAMRVPDHATVAASVELARSMIGEKVTGLTNAVTRKLTRRSEQEWLDRLCAGLDELDTLALRTAHPRWIVDAYAELLPADELPAALAANNLPPRTWLAVRPGLAEVAELIEAGGEPSGISEYAVAWPGDPAEAPGLRQGLVGVQDPGSQLVAATLAAAPAPAGRWLDLCAGPGGKTALLTGLAREHGDDLVAAEVAPHRAELVRQAVRAYQPPPEVVVADGTQPPWSAGSFARVLADVPCTGLGALRRRPEARWRRIPQDLAALVPLQTALLNSALDLVEPGGLVGYVTCSPHRAETAGVVDAVLATRGDVESVPAVVRSAPDAVDEHGRVQLWPHRHGTDAMFLALLRRTR, encoded by the coding sequence ATGAGTGAGCCGGCGGACCGGGGTGCTCCGGCAGGGCGTCGCTCGACCCGCCGCGGCGGTCCACGCAAGGGCGGTTCCCCGCGCTCGCGCGGACGGATCGACACACCCCGGCGGGTGGCGTACCAGACGCTGCGGCAGGTGACCGGTGACGACGCCTATGCCAATCTGGTGCTGCCGGGCAACCTGGCCGAGGCCGGATTGAGCGGTCGGGATGCCGCCTTCGTCACCGAACTGGTCAACGGCACCGCCCGACACCTCGGCACCTACGACGCGATCATCGCCGAGGCCTCCGGCCGACCGATCGACGGCCTGGACCCCGAACTGCTCGACGTGCTCCGGCTGGCCACCCATCAGGGGCTGGCCATGCGGGTGCCCGACCATGCCACGGTCGCGGCCAGTGTCGAACTGGCGCGGTCGATGATCGGGGAGAAGGTCACCGGGCTGACCAATGCCGTCACCCGCAAGCTCACCCGCCGATCGGAGCAGGAGTGGCTGGACCGGCTCTGCGCCGGCCTCGACGAGCTCGACACGCTGGCCCTGCGTACCGCCCATCCGCGGTGGATCGTCGACGCCTATGCCGAACTCCTGCCGGCCGACGAACTCCCAGCGGCCCTGGCGGCGAACAATCTCCCGCCCCGGACCTGGTTGGCGGTTCGACCGGGCCTGGCCGAGGTCGCCGAGCTGATCGAGGCCGGTGGTGAACCGTCGGGGATCAGCGAGTACGCGGTGGCCTGGCCGGGTGATCCGGCCGAGGCGCCGGGCCTGCGGCAAGGTCTGGTCGGGGTGCAGGACCCCGGTTCCCAGCTCGTCGCCGCCACCCTCGCCGCCGCCCCGGCGCCGGCCGGGCGCTGGCTCGATCTGTGCGCCGGACCGGGCGGCAAGACCGCCTTGCTGACGGGTCTGGCCCGTGAGCACGGTGACGACCTGGTCGCCGCCGAGGTGGCACCGCATCGCGCGGAGTTGGTACGCCAGGCGGTGCGGGCCTACCAGCCGCCGCCGGAGGTGGTGGTCGCCGACGGCACGCAGCCACCATGGTCCGCGGGTTCGTTCGCCCGGGTGCTGGCCGATGTGCCCTGCACCGGTCTGGGGGCATTGCGGCGTCGCCCGGAGGCCCGCTGGCGTCGCATCCCGCAGGACCTCGCCGCACTGGTTCCCCTGCAGACCGCGCTGCTGAACTCCGCCCTCGACCTGGTCGAGCCCGGTGGACTGGTCGGTTATGTCACCTGTTCACCGCACCGGGCCGAGACCGCCGGGGTGGTGGATGCGGTACTGGCCACGCGTGGCGACGTCGAGTCCGTGCCCGCGGTGGTCAGGTCGGCACCGGATGCGGTGGACGAGCACGGCCGCGTGCAGTTGTGGCCACACCGTCACGGCACCGATGCGATGTTCCTGGCGTTGCTCCGGCGCACCCGTTGA
- a CDS encoding LacI family DNA-binding transcriptional regulator, which translates to MVLIDDLHGGRLIGEHLAAAGHRRVVFLHEPQQSPDYVSAGMLRSDGLAEHLELVAVPAEPDGSVDGRLPCLDADPSLTAVVANHDGLAARALRVLTSNGRRVPDDLAVIGYDDGELAEMSGLTTVAQPFAESGRMALEMVLSMVAGSSVPVSRVVLNPTLVLRGTG; encoded by the coding sequence GTGGTGCTGATCGACGATCTGCACGGGGGGCGGTTGATCGGGGAGCACCTGGCCGCGGCCGGACATCGCCGGGTGGTCTTCCTGCACGAACCGCAGCAATCACCCGACTACGTCTCGGCCGGTATGTTGCGCTCCGACGGGCTGGCCGAGCACCTCGAGCTGGTTGCCGTACCGGCCGAGCCCGACGGCTCGGTCGACGGCCGGTTGCCGTGCTTGGATGCCGATCCGTCACTCACCGCGGTGGTGGCCAACCACGACGGACTGGCCGCCCGGGCACTGCGGGTGCTGACCAGCAACGGACGCCGGGTTCCTGACGACCTGGCAGTGATCGGGTACGACGACGGAGAACTGGCAGAGATGTCGGGGCTGACCACGGTCGCTCAGCCGTTCGCCGAATCCGGCCGGATGGCGCTGGAGATGGTGCTGTCGATGGTTGCCGGCAGCTCGGTGCCGGTGAGCCGGGTGGTGCTGAACCCGACCCTGGTCCTTCGCGGTACGGGCTGA
- a CDS encoding alpha/beta hydrolase, translating into MVTTTTSDGVQTTDEELPTRHRPVRIRWYRPPEPVGTFVWIHGGAFCQGTLDGPESRAVARGLAGHGLEVIALTPPMVPTVSMPLAGTRLPLPGVRHPVPVESALDALAEIGRRRPGYTGASAGACLAAAAAARLTDPRFGPTAHAPSRLVLAYGTFHSALPDPSPALRDRLRGRYRLWQYRPFMVDLMNRNYLGRDALPDDPTALPGGLLAAPLPPTLFVDADRDRIRSSAEAFAEELRTLGTEVEQLVVPLTSHGFLARPKDPAYRRTLVRFAHWLGIDERA; encoded by the coding sequence GTGGTGACCACCACGACCTCCGACGGTGTGCAGACCACCGACGAGGAGCTGCCCACCAGGCATCGGCCCGTTCGGATCCGCTGGTACCGGCCGCCGGAACCGGTGGGCACGTTCGTCTGGATCCACGGTGGTGCGTTCTGCCAGGGAACCTTGGACGGACCCGAGTCCCGGGCGGTCGCCCGCGGGCTCGCCGGGCACGGACTGGAGGTGATCGCCCTCACCCCACCGATGGTGCCGACGGTCAGCATGCCGCTGGCCGGCACCCGGTTGCCCTTGCCGGGGGTACGGCACCCGGTGCCGGTCGAGTCGGCGCTGGACGCACTGGCCGAGATCGGCCGTCGCCGCCCGGGCTACACCGGCGCGAGCGCCGGGGCCTGTCTGGCCGCTGCCGCCGCCGCCCGGTTGACCGACCCGCGGTTCGGCCCGACCGCTCATGCCCCGTCCCGGCTGGTGCTGGCCTACGGCACCTTCCATTCCGCCCTGCCCGATCCGTCACCGGCGCTGCGCGACCGGCTCCGCGGCCGCTACCGGCTGTGGCAGTACCGGCCGTTCATGGTGGACCTGATGAACCGCAACTACCTGGGGCGTGACGCCCTGCCCGACGATCCGACAGCACTGCCCGGGGGACTATTGGCGGCACCGCTGCCGCCGACACTGTTCGTCGATGCCGACCGGGACCGGATCCGTTCCTCGGCCGAGGCCTTCGCCGAGGAGCTGCGGACACTCGGCACCGAGGTGGAGCAGCTCGTGGTTCCGCTGACCAGCCACGGCTTCCTGGCCCGCCCCAAAGATCCCGCCTACCGGCGCACCCTGGTCAGGTTCGCGCACTGGCTGGGCATCGACGAGCGGGCCTGA
- the rpe gene encoding ribulose-phosphate 3-epimerase produces the protein MEIKITPSLLSADFANLQRDIEAIGSADGLHIDVMDYHFVPNLTLGLPVVQSIRKVTDQFLDIHLMIDDPDRWAPSYAEAGAQSVTFHVEAAKAPIRLARELRRLGARAGLGLNPATDIDSLRDVLDEVDMILIMTVEPGFGGQKFLDLCLSKIERTRTLIGDRDIWVQVDGGVSTETIERCAEAGANVFVAGSAVFGADDPDAMITTLREKASAVCGSRG, from the coding sequence GTGGAGATCAAGATCACCCCGAGCCTGTTGAGTGCCGACTTCGCGAACCTGCAACGCGACATCGAGGCGATCGGCTCTGCCGACGGCCTGCACATCGATGTCATGGACTACCACTTCGTACCCAATCTCACCCTGGGGTTGCCGGTGGTGCAGTCGATCCGCAAGGTCACCGACCAGTTCCTCGACATCCACCTGATGATCGACGATCCGGACCGCTGGGCACCGTCGTATGCCGAGGCCGGTGCGCAGTCGGTCACCTTCCATGTGGAGGCGGCGAAGGCACCGATCCGGCTCGCCCGGGAACTGCGCCGGCTCGGCGCCCGGGCAGGACTGGGGCTCAACCCGGCCACCGACATCGATTCGTTGCGCGATGTGCTGGACGAGGTCGACATGATCTTGATCATGACCGTCGAACCCGGTTTCGGTGGTCAGAAGTTCCTTGACCTGTGCCTGTCCAAGATCGAACGGACCCGCACACTGATCGGCGACCGCGACATCTGGGTGCAGGTCGACGGGGGAGTGAGCACCGAGACCATCGAACGCTGCGCCGAGGCCGGGGCGAACGTCTTCGTCGCCGGCTCGGCCGTCTTCGGTGCCGACGACCCGGATGCGATGATCACAACCCTGCGGGAGAAGGCATCTGCGGTCTGCGGCAGCCGCGGATGA
- a CDS encoding LacI family DNA-binding transcriptional regulator, whose amino-acid sequence MKGKPKAVNIYTVAERAQVSISTVSLVMNSPHRVSPQTRERVIRAASELGYRVGGEGERGSRRTTALRIAVAAPYSSYNSYYRRLTGMLHRARQAAVDLIPYDLASAAAATEPLLESLPARRGVDGLIVMGVPLGITALRASREPASRSSAWTSGAPCHGPRIRRWC is encoded by the coding sequence ATGAAGGGAAAACCGAAGGCGGTGAACATCTACACCGTGGCCGAGCGCGCCCAGGTCTCGATCTCCACGGTCTCGCTGGTGATGAACTCACCGCACCGGGTGAGCCCGCAGACCCGGGAGCGGGTGATCCGGGCGGCCTCCGAACTGGGCTACCGGGTCGGCGGTGAGGGTGAGCGCGGCTCCCGCCGCACCACCGCGCTGAGGATCGCCGTGGCGGCGCCCTATTCCAGCTACAACAGCTACTACCGGCGGCTCACCGGGATGTTGCACCGGGCACGGCAGGCCGCCGTGGACCTGATCCCCTACGACCTGGCCTCGGCAGCTGCGGCAACCGAACCGTTGCTGGAGTCCCTGCCCGCCCGGCGGGGTGTCGACGGGTTGATCGTGATGGGCGTACCGCTCGGCATCACCGCGCTGCGGGCGAGCCGGGAGCCAGCTTCCCGGTCGTCGGCCTGGACATCCGGCGCTCCCTGCCACGGGCCGCGGATCCGCCGGTGGTGCTGA